The proteins below are encoded in one region of Chitinophagales bacterium:
- the carB gene encoding carbamoyl-phosphate synthase large subunit has translation MPRDNSIQHVLIIGSGPIIIGQACEFDYSGSQAARSLREEGITISLINSNPATIMTDPITADYVYLLPLNVHSIVQILEEQMEAGRKVNAVLPTMGGQTALNLAKEADELGIWAQFGVQMIGVDIVAIDRAENREIFRQLMNEINISVAPSKVANSLLEGKEIAQGIGFPLVIRPSYTLGGTGAAIVHRKEDFEDLLERGLIASPVHEVLIEKAVIGWKEFELELLRDAADNVAIICTVENVDPMGIHTGDSITVAPAMTLSDTGFQRMRNMAMQMMRSLGNFAGGCNVQFAQNPETEEIIAVEINPRVSRSSALASKATGYPIAKIAAKLAIGYHLDELRNQITGTTSAYFEPALDYVIVKIPRWNFDKFQGADETLGLQMKSVGEVMGIGRTFIEALQKACQSLENDSIGLGADGKYWKRSEEILDKLKHASWDRIFRIKDALTLGVSIKTIYKWTRIDPWFLEQIQELVETEKRIRKYTLENIPGEFMLELKQKGYSDAQLAYLLGNVTEEEVREAREKLGVIRSYKLVDTCAAEFGAQTPYYYSSFDLENESVVSDRKKIIVLGSGPNRIGQGIEFDYCCVHGLLAIREMGYESIMINCNPETVSTDFDIADKLYFEPVFWEHLWEIIQHEKPEGVIVQLGGQTALKLAKRLYEKGIKIIGTDFPDMDIAEDRGLFSDLLKRLEIPYPEYGVALTVDQAVEVAHRVGYPVLVRPSYVLGGQRMRIVINDEELESAVLKLLKHMPGNKILIDHFLDRAEEAEIDAICDGEQVHIMGVMEHIEPAGIHSGDSSAVLPPFNLTYEIIDKMLEHAEKIAFALNIRGLINIQYAIKKGKVYVIEANPRASRTTPFIAKAYQIPYLNIATKIMIGVKKLKDFKFDRKLTGYAIKEPVFSFDKFPNVNKELGPEMKSTGEAIRFIKDLYDPFFRTMYKEKSMYLSR, from the coding sequence ATGCCACGCGATAATTCTATTCAACACGTATTAATCATTGGCTCCGGGCCTATTATAATCGGTCAGGCCTGTGAGTTCGACTATTCAGGGTCGCAGGCGGCACGCTCACTGCGGGAAGAAGGAATTACCATTTCGCTGATTAATTCGAACCCAGCAACCATTATGACGGATCCCATTACAGCGGATTACGTGTATTTGTTACCGCTGAATGTACACTCAATAGTTCAAATTCTGGAAGAACAAATGGAAGCAGGGAGGAAAGTGAATGCCGTGCTTCCAACCATGGGTGGTCAAACTGCCCTGAACCTTGCGAAAGAAGCGGATGAATTAGGCATCTGGGCTCAATTTGGAGTGCAGATGATAGGCGTTGACATAGTTGCCATTGACCGGGCAGAAAACAGGGAGATCTTTCGGCAGCTGATGAATGAAATTAATATAAGCGTGGCCCCGTCTAAAGTGGCTAATTCATTGCTGGAAGGAAAAGAAATTGCCCAGGGAATAGGATTTCCATTAGTAATTCGTCCCTCTTATACCCTTGGAGGTACTGGTGCCGCAATTGTTCACCGCAAAGAAGATTTTGAAGACCTTCTTGAAAGAGGATTAATTGCTTCTCCGGTTCATGAAGTGTTAATTGAAAAGGCAGTTATAGGATGGAAAGAATTTGAACTGGAATTACTTCGTGATGCAGCAGATAATGTCGCTATCATTTGTACGGTGGAAAACGTAGATCCGATGGGTATTCATACCGGAGACTCTATAACGGTTGCCCCGGCAATGACGTTGAGTGACACGGGTTTTCAGCGAATGAGGAATATGGCAATGCAAATGATGCGCTCTCTTGGGAATTTTGCCGGTGGTTGTAACGTGCAGTTTGCTCAGAACCCGGAAACAGAAGAGATCATTGCCGTAGAAATAAATCCACGTGTATCAAGGTCTTCCGCCCTTGCCTCTAAGGCAACCGGCTATCCGATAGCAAAAATTGCGGCTAAGCTGGCAATTGGCTATCATCTCGATGAATTGAGAAATCAAATTACAGGAACAACCTCTGCATACTTTGAACCTGCCCTCGATTATGTGATTGTTAAAATTCCGCGGTGGAATTTTGATAAGTTTCAGGGTGCCGATGAGACTTTGGGCTTACAGATGAAATCTGTTGGCGAAGTGATGGGTATAGGAAGAACATTTATTGAAGCACTTCAGAAAGCGTGTCAATCATTGGAAAATGATTCTATTGGTTTGGGTGCGGATGGAAAATACTGGAAGCGTAGTGAGGAAATACTGGACAAGCTGAAGCATGCATCGTGGGATCGTATATTCCGTATAAAAGACGCGCTTACATTAGGGGTTTCTATAAAAACTATATATAAGTGGACCAGGATAGATCCATGGTTTTTAGAGCAAATCCAGGAACTGGTTGAAACTGAAAAGAGGATTAGAAAATATACCCTGGAAAATATTCCAGGGGAATTTATGCTTGAATTAAAACAAAAAGGGTATTCAGATGCTCAGCTCGCCTATTTGTTGGGCAATGTAACTGAGGAGGAAGTGCGGGAAGCCCGAGAAAAGTTAGGGGTGATACGCAGCTATAAGCTGGTAGACACCTGTGCGGCAGAATTCGGCGCACAGACCCCTTATTATTATTCATCGTTTGATCTGGAAAACGAAAGTGTGGTTTCAGACAGAAAAAAAATAATTGTACTTGGTTCCGGGCCTAATAGGATTGGTCAGGGAATCGAATTCGATTATTGCTGCGTACACGGCCTTCTGGCCATACGGGAAATGGGATATGAATCCATTATGATCAACTGCAATCCGGAAACTGTTTCCACTGATTTCGACATTGCTGATAAGCTTTATTTCGAGCCTGTTTTTTGGGAGCACTTGTGGGAAATTATTCAGCATGAAAAACCGGAAGGAGTAATTGTTCAGCTTGGCGGGCAAACTGCTCTGAAGCTGGCGAAGCGGCTGTATGAAAAAGGAATAAAAATTATCGGAACCGATTTTCCGGATATGGATATCGCTGAAGACCGTGGGTTATTTTCTGATCTTTTAAAAAGACTGGAAATTCCTTATCCGGAATACGGAGTGGCACTTACTGTGGATCAAGCAGTTGAAGTAGCTCACCGTGTCGGGTACCCGGTACTGGTTCGTCCCTCTTATGTTTTGGGAGGCCAGCGAATGAGAATCGTAATTAACGATGAAGAGCTGGAATCGGCAGTATTAAAATTATTGAAGCACATGCCGGGTAATAAAATCCTGATAGATCACTTCCTTGATCGCGCTGAAGAAGCAGAGATCGATGCCATTTGTGATGGCGAGCAGGTGCATATCATGGGCGTAATGGAACACATTGAACCTGCCGGAATTCACTCTGGTGATTCCAGTGCCGTGTTGCCACCTTTTAACCTTACCTATGAGATTATCGATAAAATGCTGGAGCATGCTGAAAAAATTGCCTTTGCGCTCAATATCCGGGGCCTGATTAATATACAATATGCTATTAAAAAAGGGAAAGTGTACGTTATCGAAGCAAACCCCCGGGCATCGCGCACTACACCGTTCATAGCGAAAGCCTACCAGATACCTTATCTGAATATAGCTACTAAAATTATGATTGGTGTAAAGAAATTAAAAGACTTCAAGTTCGATCGCAAGCTCACAGGCTACGCCATTAAAGAACCCGTATTTTCTTTCGATAAATTTCCAAATGTTAATAAAGAGCTGGGACCAGAGATGAAGTCCACAGGGGAAGCCATCCGTTTTATTAAGGATCTTTATGATCCTTTTTTCAGAACCATGTATAAAGAAAAAAGCATGTATTTAAGCAGATAG
- a CDS encoding T9SS type A sorting domain-containing protein, which produces MKTFTILFFLVLSILGLHAQSVLSIEPNSFNLEIALDNRSTASSYVFNNSSVTRTLRWVRIVEGAPLAWSSYVCDKNNCYLDSTNTQTFELSGNGRGLLELTVTPNGTEGTGNYRVLVYDIKDSAAVNAILTVGAVSNNTTGINNPKTKGISIFPIPAKDVLNVSFDVAYNVSSIQVYNMVGQKLKTVAVSSSSKTVAIPVSALNKGMYFIHILSNGKDIATQTFTKE; this is translated from the coding sequence ATGAAAACTTTTACAATCCTATTTTTTTTGGTTCTGTCAATACTTGGATTACATGCTCAATCTGTCCTTAGCATAGAACCTAATTCATTCAATCTTGAAATTGCGCTCGATAATAGAAGCACAGCCTCTTCTTATGTTTTTAATAATTCTTCTGTCACCAGAACTCTCCGCTGGGTAAGAATAGTAGAAGGTGCACCCTTAGCCTGGTCCTCTTATGTTTGTGATAAAAATAATTGTTACCTGGACAGCACTAATACTCAAACTTTTGAATTAAGCGGAAATGGCCGTGGGTTGCTGGAGTTAACTGTTACTCCAAATGGAACAGAAGGTACAGGAAATTACCGGGTGCTTGTTTATGATATTAAGGATAGCGCAGCAGTAAATGCGATTCTAACAGTTGGAGCAGTTTCTAATAATACCACCGGAATAAATAATCCCAAGACTAAAGGAATATCCATTTTTCCGATACCTGCAAAGGATGTCTTAAATGTTTCATTTGATGTAGCTTATAATGTAAGCAGTATCCAGGTTTATAATATGGTAGGGCAAAAACTTAAAACCGTTGCTGTATCTTCCTCCAGCAAAACAGTTGCTATTCCTGTAAGTGCTTTAAATAAAGGGATGTATTTTATCCATATTTTAAGTAATGGGAAGGATATTGCTACTCAAACTTTCACAAAAGAATAA
- a CDS encoding TlpA family protein disulfide reductase — MLQVIFLFSQNKRLPALRLSDLDGNKVDISEFTKDGKIVVFDFWATWCVPCKKELTNISKVYSDWQKKYNMVLVAVSIDDARNTTKVKPTVNGSGWDYPVLLDVNQDLRRALSFQNVPFTVIADKEGNIVYEHSGYVDGDEYELENKLKELSK; from the coding sequence ATGCTACAGGTTATTTTTCTGTTTTCACAAAATAAAAGACTTCCTGCTCTGAGGCTCTCTGATCTGGATGGAAATAAAGTAGACATAAGCGAGTTCACGAAGGATGGGAAAATTGTAGTATTTGACTTTTGGGCTACCTGGTGTGTTCCGTGTAAAAAAGAATTAACAAACATCAGCAAGGTGTATTCTGATTGGCAAAAGAAATACAACATGGTGCTGGTAGCAGTTTCTATCGATGATGCCCGCAATACTACTAAAGTAAAACCGACTGTAAATGGCTCGGGGTGGGATTACCCGGTTTTATTGGATGTTAACCAGGACCTCCGCCGAGCTTTAAGCTTTCAAAATGTTCCTTTTACAGTGATTGCCGATAAGGAAGGAAATATTGTTTACGAACATTCCGGATATGTAGACGGAGATGAATATGAGCTCGAAAATAAACTTAAAGAACTTTCGAAATAG
- a CDS encoding Omp28-related outer membrane protein, with product MCRIHGIIGVLISIFILSCQEIGPGINIENSNNNADSTEKKVLIENFTGVQCVNCPQGDTLIENLIQQYPGRVEVIDIHAGPLAEPVILSDPDLRTPYSDLLNTLIGPFPFQPAASIDRKLFEISPGDFERIISRNYWAPFVQQELDSVAQVSIDVVPHFDTISRLLTVTLNVKFLNEVPDNINASVSITESKVITSQLNQQQVIPDYIHNNVLRTMLTPYNGEIIDGTKTAGTIWSKQFSIILPDVWNADNCRLIAFVSKSAGVYDVLQVNGMLIK from the coding sequence ATGTGCCGTATTCACGGGATAATTGGAGTCCTGATCAGCATTTTTATTCTTTCATGTCAGGAAATAGGACCTGGTATAAATATTGAAAATTCAAATAATAATGCTGATTCCACCGAAAAAAAGGTACTGATTGAAAATTTTACAGGAGTGCAATGTGTAAATTGTCCACAAGGCGATACATTAATAGAAAACCTGATTCAACAGTATCCGGGTCGTGTAGAGGTAATAGATATTCACGCGGGACCTTTGGCAGAGCCTGTTATCTTATCTGATCCCGATCTCCGGACACCGTACAGCGATCTTCTCAACACGCTCATTGGCCCTTTTCCATTTCAACCGGCGGCATCTATTGATAGAAAGCTGTTTGAAATTTCTCCCGGTGATTTTGAAAGAATTATAAGCAGGAATTACTGGGCACCTTTTGTGCAACAGGAATTGGACAGTGTAGCGCAGGTTAGTATAGATGTTGTTCCGCATTTCGATACCATATCCAGGCTGCTAACTGTTACCCTGAATGTTAAATTTTTAAATGAGGTTCCTGATAATATTAATGCATCAGTTTCAATTACTGAAAGCAAAGTGATAACATCTCAATTGAATCAGCAGCAGGTGATTCCAGATTACATTCACAACAATGTATTGCGTACTATGTTAACACCCTATAATGGAGAAATTATTGATGGAACTAAAACAGCCGGCACCATATGGTCAAAACAATTTTCAATTATTTTGCCGGATGTTTGGAACGCAGACAATTGCCGTCTCATTGCTTTCGTTTCCAAATCAGCAGGAGTCTACGATGTATTACAGGTAAACGGCATGTTAATTAAGTAA
- a CDS encoding Rieske 2Fe-2S domain-containing protein, translating to MNRAEFLKQLGLASSAIVFLNQIGGCKKTDTTIPVVDFTIDLTDPQYSALQNLGGFIYRDNVIVAHTPINGYVALSQICTHEACTVQFEVAQNDFLCPCHDSHFDLIGNVTSGPAPLPLFKFNTQLTGTLLRVYSV from the coding sequence ATGAACAGAGCGGAATTTTTAAAGCAGTTGGGATTAGCTTCTTCGGCTATCGTATTCCTTAATCAAATAGGAGGTTGTAAAAAAACGGATACAACCATTCCGGTAGTTGATTTTACCATCGATCTTACAGATCCTCAATATTCAGCATTACAGAATTTAGGAGGTTTTATTTACAGAGATAATGTTATAGTTGCACATACTCCTATTAATGGTTATGTTGCCTTATCACAGATTTGCACTCATGAAGCGTGTACGGTTCAGTTCGAAGTTGCCCAAAATGATTTTCTGTGTCCTTGCCATGACAGCCATTTTGATTTAATAGGAAATGTAACATCAGGTCCTGCACCATTGCCTTTATTTAAATTTAATACGCAGCTTACCGGTACCTTATTAAGGGTTTATTCTGTGTGA
- a CDS encoding ferrous iron transport protein A → MPLSRLKEGDVGIVVSLSGGDLSLKLMEMGFLPGELISIDKIAPLGDPLSVKIGTYRLSLRKEEAKEVMVRRMTSL, encoded by the coding sequence ATTCCTTTGAGCAGGCTTAAAGAAGGAGACGTTGGCATCGTAGTGTCCCTGAGCGGGGGTGATCTTTCATTAAAATTAATGGAGATGGGATTTTTACCCGGAGAATTAATTAGCATAGATAAAATTGCACCGTTAGGTGATCCTCTTTCCGTTAAAATCGGCACTTACAGGCTCAGTTTGAGAAAAGAGGAAGCAAAGGAGGTGATGGTTAGAAGAATGACCTCCCTATGA